Proteins encoded by one window of Lathyrus oleraceus cultivar Zhongwan6 chromosome 1, CAAS_Psat_ZW6_1.0, whole genome shotgun sequence:
- the LOC127136074 gene encoding uncharacterized protein LOC127136074 isoform X2, producing the protein MPKMINILLLVMCLVTIITAERDHGMQRVLKEEDLELERQLNILNKPPIKSINTKSGYIVDCVDINKQPAFDHPLLKKHKLQRKPIFERNVTETKVRNSPIKPKSIFILEKVKCPEGTVPIRRTTKNDLIKKKSSFKDHNLTENGSINHSGKKGCFNMLCKGFVQVDRSFIFGSRISKISTYGGTIIDLPLQISRDNVGNWWLKVADRDIGYFPKALFSSLDNGAQEVGYGGYTTTPAGTTSPAMGSGYMPDKDYTHASYFKFVKYLNIIRTPYDPLAFMVQSSNDAPDCYGLANYKDEMKRFGYSFLFGGPGGKCNT; encoded by the exons ATGCCAAAAATGATTAACATATTGTTATTGGTTATGTGTTTGGTGACCATTATTACTGCTGAGAGAGATCATGGTATGCAGAGAGTGTTGAAAGAAGAAGATTTGGAATTGGAGAGGCAACTAAACATCCTTAACAAGCCTCCCATAAAGAGTATTAAT ACAAAGTCCGGATATATAGTTGATTGTGTTGATATTAACAAACAACCGGCCTTTGATCATCCTTTGTTAAAAAAACACAAATTGCAG AGAAAACCAATTTTTGAAAGAAACGTCACAGAAACTAAAGTACGGAATTCACCAATCAAACCTAAGTCTATATTCATACTTGAGAAAGTCAAGTGTCCCGAAGGAACGGTTCCTATTCGGAGGACAACgaaaaatgatttaattaaaaaaaaatcctCATTCAAGGATCATAATCTTACTGAAAATGGCTCCATTAATCAT TCAGGTAAGAAAGGATGCTTTAATATGCTGTGCAAAGGTTTCGTTCAGGTTGATAGATCATTCATCTTTGGTTCGCGTATATCTAAAATATCTACCTATGGAGGAACGATTATTGATTTGCCGCTTCAAATTTCTCGG GATAATGTAGGCAATTGGTGGTTAAAAGTAGCAGATAGGGATATTGGATATTTTCCCAAAGCTTTATTCTCCTCATTGGACAACGGAGCCCAAGAAGTTGGATATGGTGGATATACTACAACTCCTGCTGGTACTACTAGTCCTGCAATGGGTTCCGGATACATGCCTGATAAAGACTACACACATGCATCTTATTTTAAATTTGTAAAATATCTTAATATAATTAGAACTCCTTATGATCCTCTAGCATTTATGGTACAAAGTTCCAACGATGCTCCTGATTGCTATGGACTTGCAAACTATAAAGATGAAATGAAGAGATTCGGATATTCTTTTCTATTTGGAGGACCGGGTGGTAAATGTAATACTTAA
- the LOC127136074 gene encoding uncharacterized protein LOC127136074 isoform X1, which produces MPKMINILLLVMCLVTIITAERDHGMQRVLKEEDLELERQLNILNKPPIKSINTKSGYIVDCVDINKQPAFDHPLLKKHKLQRKPIFERNVTETKVRNSPIKPKSIFILEKVKCPEGTVPIRRTTKNDLIKKKSSFKDHNLTENGSINHFTRLYLSIEGSPYYGVSGTTSIWNPKIYKSQSSSNNLYVQRGEGDNLNKISVGWHVSPQLYNDYQTHLYLFWTSGKKGCFNMLCKGFVQVDRSFIFGSRISKISTYGGTIIDLPLQISRDNVGNWWLKVADRDIGYFPKALFSSLDNGAQEVGYGGYTTTPAGTTSPAMGSGYMPDKDYTHASYFKFVKYLNIIRTPYDPLAFMVQSSNDAPDCYGLANYKDEMKRFGYSFLFGGPGGKCNT; this is translated from the exons ATGCCAAAAATGATTAACATATTGTTATTGGTTATGTGTTTGGTGACCATTATTACTGCTGAGAGAGATCATGGTATGCAGAGAGTGTTGAAAGAAGAAGATTTGGAATTGGAGAGGCAACTAAACATCCTTAACAAGCCTCCCATAAAGAGTATTAAT ACAAAGTCCGGATATATAGTTGATTGTGTTGATATTAACAAACAACCGGCCTTTGATCATCCTTTGTTAAAAAAACACAAATTGCAG AGAAAACCAATTTTTGAAAGAAACGTCACAGAAACTAAAGTACGGAATTCACCAATCAAACCTAAGTCTATATTCATACTTGAGAAAGTCAAGTGTCCCGAAGGAACGGTTCCTATTCGGAGGACAACgaaaaatgatttaattaaaaaaaaatcctCATTCAAGGATCATAATCTTACTGAAAATGGCTCCATTAATCAT TTTACTCGTCTGTATCTTTCAATAGAGGGTTCTCCCTATTATGGAGTTAGTGGAACTACTAGTATTTGGAatccaaaaatttataaaagtcAATCAAGCTCAAATAATTTATATGTTCAAAGAGGAGAAGGAGACAATCTTAATAAAATATCAGTCGGATGGCAT GTGTCTCCACAATTATATAATGACTATCAAACACATTTATATTTGTTTTGGACG TCAGGTAAGAAAGGATGCTTTAATATGCTGTGCAAAGGTTTCGTTCAGGTTGATAGATCATTCATCTTTGGTTCGCGTATATCTAAAATATCTACCTATGGAGGAACGATTATTGATTTGCCGCTTCAAATTTCTCGG GATAATGTAGGCAATTGGTGGTTAAAAGTAGCAGATAGGGATATTGGATATTTTCCCAAAGCTTTATTCTCCTCATTGGACAACGGAGCCCAAGAAGTTGGATATGGTGGATATACTACAACTCCTGCTGGTACTACTAGTCCTGCAATGGGTTCCGGATACATGCCTGATAAAGACTACACACATGCATCTTATTTTAAATTTGTAAAATATCTTAATATAATTAGAACTCCTTATGATCCTCTAGCATTTATGGTACAAAGTTCCAACGATGCTCCTGATTGCTATGGACTTGCAAACTATAAAGATGAAATGAAGAGATTCGGATATTCTTTTCTATTTGGAGGACCGGGTGGTAAATGTAATACTTAA